The following are from one region of the Salmo trutta chromosome 22, fSalTru1.1, whole genome shotgun sequence genome:
- the ttc22 gene encoding tetratricopeptide repeat protein 22, which produces MNYLDKYVINKQEKAMKEGNTEEDIESLIDGMAYIPGHFHLDLNLNHEPSGPGELRRRDTQLKVDSLGAELEAEVGYLQYGVRNLLGLLAFHLDQLEQAEETFMSICKEDPGNLNAWANLGYVYDRLQRELDAGECVEKLSQLMGLEAGQPGQAESRLSAARCLAEQAYAHPYDIELDREEEQRERLTASLILYNRALDYGGELIPTEEKRSWYFKMATIYIRLDDMVKNKEDSENSRLFHYKGLKLLTETLKSEKTHHKALSWCYIGIMLERKEEFSTVPMSVHDCGYSDSDPLFCFGTAIKLAADDAFILNQLAKVFYLLGKHEMSTGICNMALNVLPDPELNWQAYCTRAKINVMAYVRDLERAKQGQGGLPDRHSLTEAKADLERVLSVRPCLRTHLEMGQVYYYMGVDALQESLLVDEGALNRALVSLSQALQCDPGDSLPDLHLLRGRCLLLKGEEQNAADCFKRALDLERPGSRDTMALRCLLEALLGLFTQSGSDPGPAITQLEVWVRRAQERYPEDAVQAELRSLCRAHTEEVTELSRALISRGRLELVRRLLETVQPNQPARKRPLAKSMSM; this is translated from the exons ATGAATTACCTGGATAAATATGTGATTAATAAACAGGAGAAAGCCATGAAGGAAGGCAACACAGAGGAGGACATTGAGTCCCTCATTGATGGCATGGCGTACATCCCAGGTCACTTCCACCTGGACCTCAACCTGAACCATGAGCCCAGCGGGCCAGGGGAGCTGCGGAGGAGGGACACCCAGCTGAAGGTGGACTCTCTGGGGGCTGAGCTGGAGGCAGAAGTTGG GTACCTCCAGTATGGTGTCCGTAACCTCCTGGGTCTCCTGGCTTTCCATTTGGACCAGCTGGAGCAGGCCGAGGAGACCTTCATGAGCATCTGTAAAGAAGACCCGGGGAACCTGAACGCTTGGGCCAACCTTGGCTACGTGTACGACCGCCTCCAGAGGGAGCTGGACGCAGGGGAGTGTGTGGAGAAGTTGTCCCAGCTCATGGGTCTGGAGGCTGGGCAGCCAGGTCAGGCGGAGTCCAGGCTTTCTGCAGCCCGGTGCCTGGCAGAGCAGGCCTATGCTCATCCTTATGACATAGAGCTtgacagagaggaagagcagaGGGAAAGACTGACCGCCTCTCTGATCCTGTACAACAGAGCTCTGGACTACGGGGGAGAGCTG ATACCAACAGAAGAAAAGAGAAGCTGGTATTTCAAAATGGCAACAATCTATATTCG ACTAGATGATATGGTAAAGAACAAGGAAGACTCGGAGAACTCCAGACTGTTTCACTACAAGGGACTGAAGCTGCTCACAGAGACCCTGAAGTCAGAGAAAACACATCACAAAG CACTATCCTGGTGCTACATAGGCATCATGTTAGAGAGGAAAGAAGAATTCTCCACGGTGCCCATGTCTGTACATGACTGTGGCTACTCTGATTCTGACCCCCTGTTCTGCTTCGGAACT GCCATAAAACTAGCTGCAGACGATGCGTTCATCCTGAACCAGCTGGCCAAGGTGTTCTATCTGCTGGGAAAACATGAGATGTCCACAGGGATCTGTAACATGGCCCTCAATGTGCTGCCTGACCCTGAACTCAACTGGCAGGCCTACTGCACCCGCGCCAAG ATCAATGTGATGGCCTATGTGAGGGATCTTGAGAGGGCTAAACAGGGACAGGGTGGGCTCCCTGACAGACATAGCCTGACTGAGGCCAAGGCAGACCTGGAGAGGGTGCTGAGTGTTCGCCCCTGTCTACGCACACACCTGGAGATGGGACAG GTGTATTACTACATGGGTGTGGATGCCCTTCAGGAGAGCCTGCTTGTGGATGAGGGGGCGTTAAACAGAGCCCTGGTGTCCCTCTCTCAAGCGCTGCAGTGTGACCCGGGGGACAGCCTCCCAGACCTCCACCTCCTCCGGGGGCGCTGTCTGCTGCTGAAGGGCGAGGAACAGAATGCAGCCGACTGCTTCAAGAGGGCCCTGGATCTGGAGCGGCCTGGCAGCAGGGACACCATGGCTCTACGCTGCCTCCTGGAGGCCCTGTTGGGGCTATTCACTCAGAGTGGCTCCGACCCCGGTCCCGCCATCACCCAGCTGGAGGTGTGGGTACGGAGAGCCCAGGAGAGGTACCCAGAGGATGCGGTGCAGGCTGAGCTGAGAAGCCTGTGCAGGGCACACACCGAGGAGGTGACCGAGCTCTCCAGGGCTCTGATCAGCAGGGGCAGGCTAGAGCTGGTCAGGAGGCTTCTGGAGACTGTGCAacccaaccagccagccaggaaGAGACCACTGGCCAAGTCTATGTCCATGTGA